GTCGCTGAGGTCGATGGTCCTGTCGGGAGCCGCGCCTTCGGTGGCGCCCGCGACGGGCCGTCCCCGGACGTCGACGTAGGCCAGGTTCGTCAGAACCTTTCCCCTGCCGACGAGGGCCTGGAAATCGGCCGCCATGGCCTCGAGATCCCTCGACCGGACGGAGGCGAGATCGGCCGCGTTCCGGACCCGCTCCATGATGTCCTGCTCGAACCATCGGTTCATGTGGGAGGCCTGAAGGACGAGGGCATTTTCGGCGGCCTTGACGGCCGTGTCCAGGGCATGGCTCCGTTCCTCTACGATGAACAGGAGGAGAGGGAGGGCCGTCGCGGCGACGAGAACGGTGAGCGTGACGATGAACGCTTTGCGGACGCTGTCGGGGAAAAAGGCCATGGACGACGCCTCCCGGAGTGGACGAAGCTGTTTGGGAATCTCTTTAAACTATACGCTTTAGCCGCACTCGCAGGAAGGCTCGCCCCTGCCGAGAAAAGGTTCGGATGCAAGGGACTCCCGATCGGCAGGCGAAAAACGATCAGGAGCGTCATCGGTCCGGCCGGGCGAGGCGACCGGAAGAGCGAAACGTTGGCCTCGAACCCGCACCTGCGGATCGATGGGTAAAGATCTTGAAGCCCTGTCGGTGTCCTTGCGAGCCTGTCGATAGGCAGACACGAGAGACCGCCCTTCCGGAAGGGCGGTCTCTCGTGTCTCCACCCCCCGTCGATCGGGAAGCGGGCCTGTCTCTGACGTGACCTCTCTCAGCGGCTGCAGGGTCTGAGGGAGCGGCGGTAGATGGCCGCCACCGTCTCCTTCGGCGCCGGAGTGGGGGCCATGGCCAGAAGGCCGTCGAGGGAGGGCGTCGTCATGGCCAGATCCGTCAGGCGGTCGATGTCGCCCTCGCCGTAAGCCCTGATCTTCCAGCTTGTCGGGAACGCCGACGGAGGCGAGCCAGCGCTCCATGGCCCGGGCGGCCCGTTCCGATTCGGCCGGGAGGCCCTTGAGGTCCTCGACGAAGGGGGCCAGAAGGGAGGTGAGGACTTCGGGGCAGGCCGGGTAGATCTGGGCGATGACGGCCGGAAGAATCATGGACAGGCCCAGGCCGTGGGCCAGATCGGGCCTGACGGCCGAAAGGGGGTGTTCCAGGGCGTGGGTGAAGTGGAGCAGGCCGTTGTCGAAGGCGATTCCGGCGATGAGAGAGGCGTAGAGAAGGTGGTAGCGGGCCGTCAGATCACCGGGGTGGGCCAGGGCCTGAGGAAGGTAGGCGGCGACGAGGCGGGCC
The DNA window shown above is from Aminithiophilus ramosus and carries:
- a CDS encoding iron-containing alcohol dehydrogenase, coding for MCDSKMPVHEIRTIRAKTTVYLGARAITKMDAIMADLSGRGIGKVLCVTGRGSYRSTGAWDHVRAAFDRYGVDHVLYDRITPNPTVDSVDEAVEMGRDFGAQAVVAIGGGSPIDAAKSAAILLQYPDRDARDLYELRFVPDRAVPVVAVNLTHGTGTEADRFAVVSLPEKDYKPAIAYDCIYPAYAIDDPALMTGLSADQTRFVSIDALNHVIEAATSKAASPYTVLLARETARLVAAYLPQALAHPGDLTARYHLLYASLIAGIAFDNGLLHFTHALEHPLSAVRPDLAHGLGLSMILPAVIAQIYPACPEVLTSLLAPFVEDLKGLPAESERAARAMERWLASVGVPDKLEDQGLRRGRHRPPDGSGHDDALPRRPSGHGPHSGAEGDGGGHLPPLPQTLQPLREVTSETGPLPDRRGVETRETALPEGRSLVSAYRQARKDTDRASRSLPIDPQVRVRGQRFALPVASPGRTDDAPDRFSPADRESLASEPFLGRGEPSCECG
- a CDS encoding cache domain-containing protein, coding for MAFFPDSVRKAFIVTLTVLVAATALPLLLFIVEERSHALDTAVKAAENALVLQASHMNRWFEQDIMERVRNAADLASVRSRDLEAMAADFQALVGRGKVLTNLAYVDVRGRPVAGATEGAAPDRTIDLSDRAYFQAALRGEEAISPVLLSRVDGDPIVVFSVPLFREGTFDGLLFGAVRLAQLIDMIKDQRFGQSGRFRLFDGSGRPLRRSEEYPPSSPPLFDATEAQGPEL